Proteins encoded together in one Nitrospirota bacterium window:
- a CDS encoding paraquat-inducible protein A, which yields MNESAVTASQLGLCTCHGCGSLSRLAAGSHDVCCRRCGAALHLRKPDSIARTWALLIAAYILYVPANVLPMMRTGSLFGAQSDTIMSGVVYLWHSGSWHIALVVFIASIVVPLAKMLSLTYLLISVQLGWTTRSLERTKLYRILEFVGPWSMLDVYVVLILVALVQLKGLASIQPGMAVAAFGAVVVLTMFAAMAFDPRLLWEPKERHHV from the coding sequence GTGAACGAGTCGGCTGTCACGGCGAGCCAGTTGGGATTGTGCACCTGTCATGGGTGCGGCAGCTTATCGCGGCTGGCTGCCGGGAGCCACGATGTGTGCTGCCGGCGGTGCGGCGCCGCGCTTCATCTCCGCAAGCCTGACAGTATCGCGCGGACCTGGGCCCTTCTCATTGCCGCCTATATTCTCTACGTGCCGGCAAACGTCCTGCCGATGATGCGTACAGGCTCGTTGTTCGGCGCTCAATCCGACACCATCATGAGCGGTGTCGTGTACCTCTGGCACTCGGGTTCGTGGCATATCGCGTTGGTGGTCTTTATCGCGAGCATCGTGGTACCCTTGGCCAAGATGCTTTCTCTTACCTATCTTCTCATCTCGGTACAGCTGGGGTGGACGACACGGTCGCTGGAACGTACGAAACTCTACCGGATTCTTGAATTCGTCGGCCCCTGGTCGATGCTGGATGTGTATGTGGTCTTGATTCTCGTGGCGCTCGTCCAACTGAAAGGGCTCGCGTCGATTCAACCCGGCATGGCGGTGGCGGCGTTCGGCGCCGTGGTGGTCCTGACGATGTTTGCCGCGATGGCGTTCGACCCGCGGCTGCTCTGGGAGCCGAAAGAGAGGCATCATGTTTGA
- a CDS encoding paraquat-inducible protein A, with translation MTPHTLTACHECDLLQQEPILPPGGVACCPRCGAVLFRDIPDSIDRGLAFTLGAAFLFIIANVFPIVGLEAAGIRSATSLYGAVETIWKSDMEGVAALVFITTILIPAVELSLMLYVLLPLKLGQMPQGLATILRILQSVRPWSMTQVFILGVLVALVKLVHLAHVVPGVALWSFGGLILLLTGAIASFNVHDLWSMVKEDE, from the coding sequence ATGACGCCGCACACGCTTACCGCCTGTCATGAATGCGATCTCTTGCAACAGGAGCCGATCCTCCCGCCTGGTGGCGTCGCCTGTTGCCCGCGCTGCGGCGCGGTGCTCTTTCGTGACATCCCTGACAGTATCGACCGCGGACTCGCCTTTACGCTCGGAGCGGCGTTCCTGTTCATTATTGCCAATGTGTTTCCGATCGTCGGCTTGGAGGCGGCGGGCATTAGAAGCGCGACGAGTCTCTATGGGGCGGTCGAGACCATCTGGAAGAGTGATATGGAAGGCGTGGCCGCACTGGTGTTCATCACGACCATTCTGATCCCTGCCGTGGAACTGTCTCTGATGCTGTATGTGCTCTTGCCGTTGAAGCTGGGGCAGATGCCGCAGGGATTGGCCACGATTCTCCGGATTTTGCAGTCGGTGCGGCCGTGGAGCATGACGCAGGTGTTCATTCTCGGCGTGCTCGTCGCGCTGGTGAAACTCGTGCACCTCGCGCATGTCGTGCCGGGAGTCGCCCTCTGGTCGTTCGGGGGCCTCATTCTCTTACTCACAGGCGCCATCGCTTCATTCAATGTGCATGACCTGTGGAGCATGGTGAAGGAGGACGAGTGA
- a CDS encoding phosphorylase kinase: MPPIVVQNEKLLPYMTDHYDPARLRQLRRFLERQGTFKLGSLRTHLFPAAVVTRSTSQSGYQHVWVRDNVHVSHALYVSGHVRAAAQTMSALMQFFARHRHRFEDIIQGRAKAADPMSRPHVRFNGATLQESRETWAHAQNDALGIFLWMYCTLACEGVVKPHRKEVETLTLFPRYFEAIRYWADEDSGHWEEGRKIEASSIGAVVAGLAKLRAFLSEGRASAALSDRSPQISDTFLSTLERRGRNELKRILPYECIQTSSAKKRRYDGALLFLIYPLEVVGEAMGRRILKDIAESLEGPYGIKRYVGDSYWAADYKEKLDPNQRTVDFSDRVEMRNKLLAPGEEAQWCLFDPIMSAAYGRRYQRTGREGDLTLQTYYFNRSIGQLTGKVKGIREFQCPEAYYLERGRYVPNDQTPLLWTQANLLVALKMMEKSVAGR; encoded by the coding sequence ATGCCCCCAATCGTTGTGCAGAACGAGAAGCTCCTGCCCTACATGACGGACCATTACGATCCGGCGCGTCTGAGACAGCTCCGACGTTTTCTTGAGCGTCAGGGCACGTTCAAGTTGGGGTCGCTTCGCACGCACTTGTTTCCTGCTGCCGTCGTCACTCGTTCAACCAGCCAGAGCGGATACCAGCATGTCTGGGTCCGGGATAACGTCCATGTGAGTCATGCCTTGTATGTCTCCGGTCATGTGCGTGCCGCTGCGCAAACCATGTCCGCCCTGATGCAGTTCTTCGCCCGGCACCGGCACCGGTTTGAGGACATCATCCAGGGGAGAGCCAAGGCTGCCGATCCCATGTCCCGCCCTCATGTCCGCTTCAATGGTGCCACCCTTCAGGAGTCCCGGGAAACGTGGGCCCATGCTCAGAACGATGCGCTCGGCATCTTTCTGTGGATGTACTGCACGCTTGCTTGCGAAGGGGTTGTAAAGCCGCATCGTAAGGAGGTGGAGACTCTGACTCTTTTCCCGCGTTACTTTGAGGCCATTCGCTATTGGGCGGACGAGGACAGTGGGCATTGGGAAGAAGGACGGAAGATCGAAGCCTCAAGTATCGGAGCTGTGGTGGCCGGGCTGGCAAAGCTTCGAGCGTTCTTATCTGAAGGACGCGCAAGCGCAGCTCTCAGTGACCGGAGCCCGCAGATCTCCGACACCTTCCTGAGCACGCTGGAGCGACGTGGACGAAACGAACTCAAGAGGATTCTGCCTTACGAATGTATCCAAACGTCTTCAGCGAAGAAGCGACGATACGACGGCGCGCTCTTATTTCTCATCTACCCCCTTGAGGTTGTGGGAGAGGCGATGGGCAGGCGTATTCTCAAGGACATCGCCGAAAGTCTGGAGGGTCCATATGGAATCAAGCGGTATGTCGGTGATTCCTATTGGGCTGCCGACTATAAGGAGAAATTAGACCCGAACCAACGCACCGTCGATTTCAGCGACAGGGTTGAGATGAGAAATAAACTCCTTGCACCAGGGGAAGAGGCGCAGTGGTGTTTGTTCGACCCCATCATGTCGGCGGCGTACGGCCGAAGATACCAACGTACCGGAAGGGAAGGGGATCTCACCTTACAGACCTACTACTTCAATCGTTCGATTGGCCAGCTTACGGGGAAGGTCAAGGGCATTCGAGAATTCCAATGCCCGGAGGCGTACTATCTTGAGAGAGGAAGATATGTGCCGAACGACCAAACACCGCTCTTGTGGACACAAGCGAACCTGCTCGTGGCCCTCAAGATGATGGAAAAGAGTGTGGCAGGCCGTTGA
- a CDS encoding multidrug efflux RND transporter permease subunit, with amino-acid sequence MARFFINRPIVAMVISILMTILGVIAMVQLPIAQFPDIAPPEIQLQATYVGADAVALEKSVATPIEQMMSGVDNMIYMYSVNASNGQMTLRVDFDLNTRPNDDQILTQMRYTQAESQLPQEVRNFGVTIKKSTTSPLAIFAVYSPNGTYDAKFLANYAYVNINDPMTRVPGIGQVTIFGAGQYAMRFWVRPDQLSKLGITVTEILNAIKAQNTVNPAGQVGMEPVPPGQEFTYTVRAQGRLETEEEFGNIVVRANPDGSMVRLKDVARAELGAQMYNMIGRMNGKPAALVLIYQLPGSNAIQTMDAATKLMQEMKGRFPADLDYVTSLDTTQAVREGINEIVHTLFEALVLVIIVVYIFLQGWRATLIPLLAVPVSLIGTFMLFPMLGFSINTLSLFGLVLAIGLVVDDAIVVVEAVEHHIDHGLSPKEASLKAMEQVSGPVVAIALILAAVFVPTAFIPGITGRLYQQFAVTIALSVLISAFNALTLSPALSALLLRPKKPARGPLGWFFGWFNRGFGRVTNGYVSACGHLIRKAWFSMLLLLGFAVVSGWLGGQLPTGFLPLEDQGYVFLNVQLPEASSLQRTDQLTKQIETILQDTPGIKYATSIVGFSLLSTVSTTYNAFLFVTLDPWEERKKPEEQLLPIFKKVNARLAELPEAKAFLFPPPAIPGVGTSGGVTFILEDRAGKDIDFLAENTQKFMEAARKRPEISRIDTTFIPEVPQVFAKVDRDKVLKQGVSLSDVYQTLQAFMGGVMVNYFNRFGRTWQVYVQAEGEFRTEAENVGQFHVRNSAGDMVPLSTLVTMETSHGPEFTIRYNGYRSSQMLVGTNTGYSSGQGMKALEEVFAETMPSGMGFDYMGMSFQEKVASEGVPASVIFGFSLLFVFLILAAQYESWGLPFSVLLVTPIAVFGAFGALWLLKLVAPQASENDVFTQIGLVMLIGLSAKNAILIVEFAKVEYEGGKSLMDAALAAAQVRLRPILMTAFAFILGVVPLVLATGAGAHGRVLLGLAVFGGMLTSSVIAIFLIPVSFYFVENLLHRGGKHEKPKPGGPAPGAPEKTGDGELSHPIPRPVLSPTPVPEGGSYGGGH; translated from the coding sequence ATGGCCAGGTTCTTCATCAACCGTCCGATCGTCGCGATGGTCATCTCGATCCTCATGACGATCCTCGGCGTCATCGCGATGGTGCAGCTTCCGATCGCGCAGTTTCCGGACATCGCGCCACCGGAAATCCAGCTGCAAGCCACGTATGTCGGGGCCGATGCGGTCGCTCTCGAAAAATCGGTTGCCACTCCCATCGAGCAGATGATGAGCGGGGTGGACAACATGATCTATATGTATTCGGTGAACGCAAGCAACGGCCAGATGACCCTGCGGGTGGATTTCGACCTCAACACCAGGCCGAACGACGACCAGATCCTGACGCAGATGCGCTACACGCAGGCCGAATCCCAGTTGCCGCAGGAAGTGCGCAATTTCGGGGTCACGATCAAGAAATCCACGACCAGTCCACTTGCCATATTCGCGGTCTATTCGCCAAACGGCACCTACGACGCCAAATTCCTGGCCAACTATGCCTATGTCAACATCAATGATCCGATGACCCGTGTGCCGGGCATCGGCCAGGTGACAATCTTCGGGGCCGGTCAATATGCCATGCGTTTCTGGGTGCGCCCGGACCAGTTGTCCAAACTGGGGATCACCGTGACGGAGATTCTCAACGCCATCAAGGCCCAGAACACTGTGAACCCCGCCGGCCAGGTCGGCATGGAGCCGGTGCCGCCAGGACAGGAGTTCACGTACACCGTACGCGCGCAGGGCCGATTGGAGACGGAAGAAGAATTCGGGAACATTGTGGTCCGGGCCAACCCGGACGGCTCCATGGTTCGGTTGAAGGATGTGGCCAGGGCCGAACTCGGCGCGCAGATGTACAACATGATCGGCCGGATGAACGGGAAACCTGCCGCCCTCGTCTTAATCTACCAACTGCCGGGGTCCAATGCGATTCAGACGATGGATGCGGCCACGAAGCTGATGCAGGAGATGAAAGGGCGCTTCCCGGCAGATCTCGACTATGTGACCTCGCTCGATACGACGCAGGCAGTGCGAGAGGGGATCAACGAGATCGTGCATACCCTCTTCGAGGCCCTCGTTCTCGTGATTATCGTCGTGTATATCTTCCTCCAGGGCTGGCGCGCCACGCTGATCCCGTTGTTGGCCGTGCCGGTGTCGTTGATCGGCACGTTCATGCTGTTCCCGATGCTCGGATTCTCGATCAACACCCTGTCCCTTTTCGGTCTCGTGCTCGCCATCGGACTGGTCGTGGACGACGCCATCGTCGTGGTCGAAGCGGTCGAGCACCACATCGACCATGGCTTGTCGCCGAAGGAGGCGAGTCTCAAGGCCATGGAACAGGTGTCAGGGCCTGTGGTGGCCATTGCGCTCATCCTGGCCGCTGTGTTCGTGCCCACTGCCTTCATTCCCGGTATTACGGGAAGGCTCTATCAACAATTCGCTGTCACCATCGCCCTGTCCGTGCTCATCTCGGCGTTCAACGCGCTCACCCTCAGCCCGGCTCTCTCAGCCCTCTTACTCCGACCGAAGAAACCGGCGCGGGGTCCGCTCGGTTGGTTCTTCGGATGGTTCAACCGGGGGTTCGGCCGCGTCACCAATGGCTACGTGAGTGCCTGCGGTCATCTCATTCGTAAAGCCTGGTTCTCGATGCTGCTGCTTCTGGGATTCGCCGTCGTGTCCGGTTGGCTGGGGGGTCAATTACCGACCGGGTTTCTTCCGCTCGAGGACCAGGGCTATGTGTTCCTGAATGTCCAGCTGCCTGAGGCATCCTCTCTCCAGCGAACGGACCAGCTCACCAAACAGATCGAGACTATTCTCCAAGACACGCCGGGCATCAAATATGCCACCAGCATCGTCGGCTTTAGCCTGTTGAGCACGGTCAGTACCACCTACAATGCGTTTTTATTCGTCACGCTCGACCCCTGGGAAGAGCGCAAGAAACCCGAAGAGCAGCTCCTGCCGATTTTCAAGAAGGTCAACGCACGACTGGCTGAGTTGCCTGAGGCCAAGGCTTTCCTGTTTCCGCCGCCCGCGATCCCCGGGGTCGGCACGTCCGGCGGCGTGACGTTTATCCTGGAAGACCGCGCTGGAAAGGATATCGATTTCCTGGCGGAGAATACTCAGAAGTTCATGGAGGCCGCCAGGAAGCGTCCTGAGATTTCGAGAATCGATACGACCTTCATCCCCGAAGTGCCACAAGTATTCGCCAAGGTGGATCGCGATAAGGTGCTCAAGCAGGGAGTGAGCCTCTCTGACGTCTACCAGACGCTGCAGGCCTTTATGGGCGGCGTGATGGTGAATTACTTCAACCGGTTCGGTCGCACCTGGCAAGTGTATGTGCAGGCGGAAGGAGAATTCCGCACGGAAGCCGAAAACGTCGGACAATTCCATGTCCGCAACAGCGCCGGGGATATGGTTCCGCTCTCTACGCTGGTGACAATGGAGACCTCCCACGGACCCGAGTTCACGATCCGCTACAACGGGTACCGTTCCTCGCAAATGCTTGTGGGGACCAACACGGGCTACAGCTCTGGCCAGGGGATGAAGGCGTTAGAGGAAGTCTTTGCGGAAACGATGCCGTCGGGCATGGGGTTCGATTACATGGGCATGTCGTTCCAGGAGAAAGTGGCTTCCGAAGGCGTGCCGGCCAGCGTGATTTTCGGGTTCTCTCTACTTTTCGTCTTTTTGATTCTTGCGGCGCAGTATGAAAGCTGGGGCTTGCCGTTCAGCGTTCTTCTCGTCACACCGATCGCCGTCTTTGGGGCATTCGGCGCCTTGTGGCTTCTCAAGCTTGTGGCTCCTCAGGCAAGCGAGAACGACGTGTTTACCCAGATCGGCCTGGTGATGCTGATCGGACTGTCCGCCAAGAACGCGATCCTCATCGTGGAGTTTGCGAAAGTCGAGTATGAGGGAGGAAAGTCCCTCATGGACGCAGCCCTGGCTGCAGCCCAAGTGCGGCTCCGGCCTATTCTCATGACGGCCTTCGCCTTCATCCTCGGCGTCGTCCCCCTTGTTCTGGCCACAGGAGCCGGAGCGCATGGACGGGTCCTCCTTGGTCTCGCCGTCTTCGGCGGCATGCTGACCTCGAGCGTCATCGCGATCTTCCTCATCCCGGTTTCCTTTTATTTCGTGGAGAATCTGCTGCATCGTGGCGGGAAACATGAGAAACCAAAACCTGGCGGACCTGCGCCAGGGGCCCCCGAGAAGACCGGCGATGGAGAACTCTCCCATCCGATCCCGCGCCCGGTGCTGTCGCCAACCCCTGTACCAGAAGGCGGAAGTTACGGAGGAGGTCACTGA
- a CDS encoding efflux transporter outer membrane subunit, translated as MVVAAGVSFVLQGCMMGPDYKRPETPQADSWRVSPSTSESMANLPWWELLKDETLQQLIRTALMENLDLQIATANIDQFQAQLTIAKFDLIPSFSYQGTAFGFRNTNTSSFPAGGGAVSTSQKNGLSLNYESIGVGLKWELDIWGRIRRSIEAARAQLLSKQENQRVVILSLVSGVAESYFDLRALDLQIDIAKRTLKAWDESVRISKLRYQQGDIPKLDLDRFVAERAGAAAQLADLERQVVQRENQISVLLGHKPSAVPRGRLLIEQPMPPDVPPGLPSELLQRRPDIMKAEQDLVAASANIGVAQAARFPQLSITGDMAGNSLTVDSNSTKPYATFKGNASLTGPIFNASALGYQVKAAEAQGNQAIAQYLKTILQALQEVEDSLISVQKTREQREALEQQVEALQSALRLADLRYQGGRASYLDVLTAQRALFDAELSLARTRRNQLVSVVQLYKALGGGWSPGPAAPGQETEGMRGGTAKPVESPTVRPVAR; from the coding sequence ATGGTAGTGGCCGCAGGTGTGTCATTTGTGCTACAGGGCTGCATGATGGGCCCGGATTACAAACGGCCGGAGACGCCGCAAGCCGACTCCTGGCGTGTGTCGCCCTCCACCTCGGAATCCATGGCTAACCTGCCCTGGTGGGAATTGCTCAAGGATGAGACGTTGCAGCAGTTGATCCGCACCGCTCTGATGGAAAACCTGGACCTCCAGATCGCCACCGCAAACATTGATCAATTTCAAGCCCAGCTCACGATCGCCAAGTTCGACCTCATTCCGTCTTTCTCATACCAGGGCACCGCTTTCGGCTTTCGGAACACGAACACCTCATCCTTCCCGGCTGGCGGCGGCGCGGTTTCAACCAGTCAGAAAAACGGGTTGTCACTCAACTATGAATCCATCGGCGTCGGCCTCAAGTGGGAACTGGATATATGGGGGCGCATCCGCCGCTCGATCGAGGCGGCCCGCGCGCAATTGCTGTCGAAACAGGAAAATCAGCGGGTCGTGATCCTGAGCCTGGTCAGTGGTGTCGCGGAGAGCTATTTCGACCTCCGCGCCCTGGATCTGCAGATAGATATCGCCAAGCGGACGCTGAAGGCCTGGGATGAGTCGGTCAGGATTTCGAAGCTTCGCTATCAGCAGGGCGACATTCCCAAGCTTGATCTCGACCGGTTCGTGGCGGAGCGGGCCGGCGCCGCGGCTCAGCTGGCCGATCTGGAAAGGCAGGTCGTCCAGCGGGAGAACCAGATCAGCGTGCTGCTGGGACACAAGCCCTCGGCAGTTCCACGGGGACGTCTGCTTATCGAGCAGCCCATGCCCCCGGACGTGCCGCCAGGCCTGCCCTCCGAGCTGCTTCAGCGGCGGCCTGACATCATGAAAGCCGAGCAGGACCTGGTGGCAGCATCGGCCAACATCGGCGTGGCGCAGGCGGCTCGGTTTCCTCAACTGTCAATCACCGGCGATATGGCCGGAAACAGTCTCACGGTGGATTCGAACTCCACCAAGCCCTATGCAACGTTCAAAGGCAACGCTTCGCTGACCGGACCGATCTTCAACGCAAGTGCGCTCGGGTATCAGGTGAAGGCCGCCGAGGCGCAGGGTAACCAGGCCATCGCACAGTATCTCAAGACGATCTTACAGGCGCTTCAGGAAGTCGAAGACTCGCTGATCAGTGTGCAGAAAACCCGCGAGCAGCGCGAGGCGCTGGAGCAGCAGGTGGAGGCGTTACAGTCCGCGTTGCGGCTGGCAGACCTGCGCTACCAGGGTGGCCGAGCCAGCTATCTTGACGTGCTGACCGCCCAGCGCGCCCTGTTTGATGCGGAGCTGTCCCTGGCGCGGACGCGCCGCAATCAACTGGTCTCGGTCGTTCAACTCTATAAGGCTCTTGGAGGAGGGTGGTCTCCCGGCCCAGCCGCGCCAGGGCAGGAGACCGAAGGGATGCGCGGGGGAACCGCCAAACCGGTCGAATCACCTACGGTGAGACCCGTTGCTCGGTAG
- a CDS encoding membrane integrity-associated transporter subunit PqiC has translation MRYGYLWSVALFLAISSLTGCLGSPRETYYTLSAGAAVNPATSASGESAYSIAVGSITLPEVVDRPQFVLRTGPNEVSIVELHRWAGPLRSEIPRIIADNLAAELNVKRVAAHPQSAGDNADYRVLVDIQRFDSTMGESVTIDALWTVKRVSDGVLRTGRSTARESGSGGSYDALAAAHSRALATISREIAEAIRAFGPLPQK, from the coding sequence GTGAGATACGGATACCTGTGGTCGGTGGCTCTATTCCTGGCGATCTCGTCGCTCACCGGCTGCCTCGGTTCGCCAAGAGAAACATACTATACGCTCAGCGCCGGCGCAGCGGTCAATCCGGCAACTTCGGCAAGCGGCGAGTCTGCCTACAGCATTGCGGTGGGGTCCATCACGCTGCCGGAGGTCGTTGATCGTCCTCAGTTTGTGCTTCGAACCGGCCCGAATGAGGTCAGCATTGTGGAATTGCATCGCTGGGCCGGGCCGCTCAGGAGTGAAATTCCACGTATTATTGCGGACAATCTGGCTGCCGAATTGAACGTGAAACGGGTGGCGGCCCATCCACAAAGTGCAGGGGATAATGCCGATTATCGAGTCCTCGTAGACATCCAACGATTCGACTCGACCATGGGGGAGTCGGTGACTATCGATGCCCTCTGGACCGTCAAGCGTGTCTCCGATGGAGTCCTGCGCACAGGCCGCTCGACGGCCCGGGAATCCGGTAGCGGCGGGAGCTATGATGCGTTGGCCGCTGCACACAGCCGTGCCTTGGCGACGATCAGCCGAGAAATTGCCGAAGCCATCCGTGCCTTCGGTCCCCTACCTCAGAAATAA
- a CDS encoding MCE family protein translates to MFEGSRGPDLSDIPSAVARPKRKSSPQLIWLIPIVAVLIGGWLAVKTILEKGPTITITFKTAEGIEAGKTKVKYKNIDIGEVKSVGFSKDLENIVLTVEMNKGAAPHLVEDVRFWIVKPRISGGQVSGIGTLFSGSYIEMDRGKSSTRREHFEGLEIQPAVTGDMPGRQFVLHGKELGSHDVGTPVLFRRIQVGKVAVNELNQDGSGITLKVFVESPYDKFVNANTRFWDVSGIDITADASGVKVNTEGLMAILLGGVAFESPAGSEALPEADPDTVFPLFPDRSAAMKQPERETLVFTMYFEESLRGLTVGAPVELNGVAIGEVKSILTGYDSQSGRFRFPVDVAIFPGRLRALSREKIADPTPAEQKARIDKMIEVGLRAQMKTGSLLTGQMYITLGMFPDAAPAKINWATSPPEFPTQPGMMIELQATLMNISKKLEHMPIDKIGGDLRTTLQSLNRTLVGAEQMVKRMDKEVAPAAKSALEDARRLLITTEQTLASDSPLQQDLRTSLRDLSRAAQSLRELTELLERQPESLIRGKKESKR, encoded by the coding sequence ATGTTTGAAGGATCGCGCGGACCTGATCTCTCGGACATTCCGTCAGCGGTTGCCAGGCCTAAGCGGAAGTCGTCGCCTCAACTCATCTGGCTGATTCCGATCGTGGCTGTCCTCATCGGAGGCTGGCTGGCAGTCAAAACGATCCTCGAGAAAGGGCCCACGATCACCATCACCTTTAAGACGGCGGAAGGCATCGAGGCAGGCAAGACCAAAGTCAAGTATAAGAACATCGATATCGGCGAGGTAAAATCTGTCGGTTTCTCCAAGGATCTGGAGAACATCGTGTTGACGGTGGAGATGAATAAGGGGGCAGCGCCTCATCTCGTGGAGGATGTCCGGTTCTGGATCGTCAAGCCGAGGATCTCGGGCGGTCAGGTGTCGGGGATCGGGACGCTCTTCTCCGGGTCCTACATCGAGATGGATCGCGGCAAGTCCTCGACCAGGCGGGAGCATTTTGAAGGCCTGGAAATACAGCCGGCCGTCACCGGCGACATGCCGGGCCGCCAGTTCGTTCTCCATGGCAAAGAGCTCGGGTCGCACGACGTCGGGACACCGGTCCTGTTTCGGCGCATTCAAGTGGGGAAGGTAGCGGTCAATGAGCTGAACCAGGACGGCTCGGGCATCACGCTGAAAGTCTTCGTCGAGTCGCCGTATGACAAGTTCGTGAACGCCAACACGCGCTTCTGGGACGTGAGCGGCATTGACATCACCGCCGATGCGTCCGGCGTCAAGGTCAATACCGAGGGGCTGATGGCCATCCTGCTCGGCGGCGTGGCCTTCGAATCGCCGGCCGGGTCAGAGGCGTTGCCTGAAGCCGACCCCGATACGGTCTTTCCTCTGTTTCCTGATCGCTCCGCTGCCATGAAGCAGCCGGAGCGCGAGACGCTGGTGTTTACCATGTATTTTGAGGAATCACTGCGCGGGTTGACGGTGGGGGCTCCCGTTGAGCTCAACGGAGTGGCGATCGGTGAAGTGAAAAGCATCTTGACGGGATACGACAGCCAGTCTGGGCGATTCCGTTTCCCGGTTGATGTAGCGATCTTTCCGGGACGTCTCCGGGCGCTGAGCCGAGAAAAGATAGCAGATCCGACTCCGGCTGAACAGAAGGCCAGGATCGACAAAATGATTGAAGTGGGGCTTCGCGCGCAAATGAAGACCGGGAGTCTCCTGACCGGACAGATGTATATTACGCTCGGCATGTTCCCCGATGCCGCTCCGGCCAAAATCAATTGGGCGACGAGCCCTCCGGAGTTTCCGACCCAACCAGGCATGATGATCGAATTGCAAGCCACCTTGATGAACATTTCGAAGAAATTGGAGCACATGCCGATCGATAAAATCGGCGGAGATCTGCGCACAACGCTGCAATCGCTGAACCGCACGCTGGTTGGCGCGGAGCAAATGGTGAAACGGATGGATAAAGAGGTCGCGCCGGCGGCCAAGTCCGCCTTGGAAGACGCGCGGCGTCTGCTGATCACGACCGAACAGACGTTGGCCTCCGATTCCCCGCTGCAGCAGGATCTCCGGACGTCGCTGCGGGACCTATCGAGGGCCGCGCAATCGCTCCGCGAACTGACTGAATTATTGGAGCGTCAACCTGAATCGTTGATTCGTGGGAAGAAGGAGAGCAAACGGTGA
- a CDS encoding efflux RND transporter periplasmic adaptor subunit — MAHQQSRGCLPKAGASCWLLVLLALTLVHCKGETASAPAAPVRQVEVAEVIQKDVPIYSEWIGTTDGLVNAEIRSQVTGYLLKREYREGGAVKKGDVLFQIDPRKFQAALGQAQGDLKQAQAQLTKTKLDVARNEPLAKEGAISQKEFQDSVQANRAAEASVESAKAAVEQAKLNLEWTKILAPIDGVVGIAKAQVGDLIDANSALTSMSTLDPLRVYFPISEQEYLKLSGLMEQRYQEKVDPTIARQDARIEMVLSSGDIYPHKGWFFLADRQVDVKTGTIRVAALFPNPGNVMRPGQYAKVRASVTVRQGALLVPQRAVSELQGSYQVGVVTPENKVEIRPVTVGERVGSQWIIAQGLKPGEKVVVEGLQKLKAGDSVRPLPFGGTEPQTVPDTPAEQPKPSSQPEPSAQSEPSSKDN, encoded by the coding sequence ATGGCCCATCAGCAGAGCCGCGGTTGCCTGCCTAAGGCGGGAGCATCGTGCTGGTTGTTGGTCCTGCTGGCGTTGACGCTCGTCCACTGCAAAGGTGAGACCGCTTCTGCCCCGGCAGCTCCCGTGCGACAGGTCGAAGTCGCCGAAGTGATACAGAAAGATGTGCCGATTTACTCCGAGTGGATCGGCACCACGGACGGCCTTGTGAACGCGGAAATCCGGTCGCAAGTCACCGGATATTTATTGAAGCGGGAATACCGGGAAGGTGGGGCAGTCAAAAAAGGCGACGTCCTGTTTCAGATTGATCCGCGAAAGTTTCAGGCCGCTCTCGGTCAGGCTCAAGGCGATCTCAAGCAGGCGCAGGCGCAGCTCACCAAGACAAAGCTCGATGTGGCGCGGAACGAGCCGCTGGCAAAGGAAGGCGCGATCAGCCAAAAGGAGTTCCAAGATTCCGTGCAGGCCAATCGGGCCGCGGAGGCCTCGGTGGAGTCCGCCAAGGCGGCGGTGGAGCAGGCGAAGCTGAACCTGGAATGGACGAAAATCCTCGCGCCGATCGACGGAGTCGTGGGCATCGCCAAGGCGCAGGTCGGCGATCTGATTGATGCCAACAGCGCGTTGACGTCGATGTCTACTCTCGACCCGCTCCGGGTCTATTTTCCGATCAGCGAACAGGAATACCTCAAGCTCTCAGGGCTGATGGAGCAGCGTTATCAGGAGAAGGTAGATCCCACGATAGCGCGTCAAGATGCCCGCATCGAAATGGTGCTCAGCAGCGGCGACATCTATCCCCACAAGGGGTGGTTTTTCCTCGCGGACCGGCAAGTTGATGTGAAGACCGGCACGATCCGCGTCGCCGCGCTGTTTCCCAACCCCGGGAATGTGATGCGCCCTGGCCAATACGCAAAGGTCCGTGCCTCCGTCACGGTCCGTCAGGGCGCCCTGCTGGTTCCCCAGCGTGCTGTGAGCGAACTGCAGGGCAGCTACCAGGTCGGCGTCGTCACGCCGGAGAACAAGGTGGAGATCCGGCCGGTGACTGTCGGTGAACGCGTCGGCTCGCAGTGGATCATCGCGCAGGGGCTCAAGCCAGGCGAGAAGGTGGTTGTCGAGGGCCTCCAGAAACTGAAAGCCGGCGACTCCGTCCGCCCCCTCCCGTTCGGAGGAACGGAGCCGCAGACAGTACCGGATACGCCTGCCGAGCAACCGAAACCCTCTTCGCAACCAGAACCCTCTGCGCAATCAGAGCCCTCTTCGAAGGACAACTGA